CTTGCGCACGAAGCGGCGGACGTCGATGGCGGTGACCAGCGCGCAGCAGGCGCTGCCGCTGCGTTCCACCGAGGCCAGGATCTGGGCGACGATGGCCTGGTTTTCTTCCGGGCTGAGCGCGGAGTAGGAGCCGGCCGAGGTCTGGCGTATCGATTCGCGCATCATTTGCTCGATGTGGCCGCCTATCACCCAGGCGCTGATCCATGGCTGGCCGCGGCGGTAGAGGCCGACGATGTGGCGCTTCAGCGCCAGCCGCGCGTATTCGGTCAACATCACCGGGTCTTTCTCGCGCGGCGCCCATTCCGCCAGCGCCTCGAAAATGGCGCGCAGGTCGCGGATGGAAATGCCTTCGGCCACCAGCCGCTGCAGCACGTCGGCCACGCGGCCGACCGGCAGCTGGCGTTGCAGCTCCTTCACCAGTTCGCTGTAGCGCTGCTCCATCTGGTCCATCAGGTAGCGGGCTTCCTGCACGCCGATCAGCTCGGCGGCGTAGCGGTCCAGCGCCAGCGACAGCGGGTGGATGATGCGTTGATGATCGCGGTGCAGCACGTGGCCCAGCGCGGCCAGGCTGGTCTCCTGCTCCGGCGCCGCCCATTGCAGCTGGTGGCCGCCGAAGGGCAGCGGGTCGCGGGCGGCGGCCTGGGGCAGCGGGCCGCCGGCGGCGTCGGCCAGCAGCAACGGACGCAGCTCCAGCGTCAGCACGGTTTCCTGGTAAAGCTGGAAGGCGAACTGCCGCGGCGGCAGCGCGGCGTCGGCCTGGATCGCGATGTCGGGCAGCGGCAGGCCCAGCCGCTCCAGCTTCTGCTGGCGCAGCTCCGCCAGCGCGCGCGGCAGCGCGCCGTCGCGGGCGAGCTCGGGATGCAGCCGCAGCAGCAGCGGGATCGCGCCGATCGCCGGGGCGGCCTCGCCGCCGTCGGCGTCGGGGCCGGCCAGCGGCGAGGCCGTCCCGGCGACGGCGCCGCCGTCCCGGGCGGCGCGGCGCGACAGCCAGAACGCGCCGCCGGCGACGCAGGCGGCCAGGCCGAGGAAGACGGCGACGGGAAAGCCCGGCAGGCAGGCGAACAGCGCTAATACCGCCGCGACGATCCACAGCGCGCGGCGCTGGCGCAGAATCTGGCCGGACAATTCGCTGGCCAGGTCCTGCCGGGTTTCGCCCGGCACGCGGGTGACGATGATGCCGGCGGCGATGGAGATCAGCAGCGCCGGGATCTGGGCGATCAGGCCGTCGCCCACCGACAGGATGGCGTAGGTGGCGGCGGCCTCGCCGGCGCTCATTTCGTGCATGAACACGCCGACCGCGATGCCGCCGAAGATATTGACCAGGATGACGATGATGGAGGCGATGGCGTCGCCCTTGACGAATTTCATCGCGCCGTCCATCGCGCCGTAAAGCTGGCTTTCCTTTTGAACCAGCAGGCGCTGCTGGCGGGCCTGGGCCGCGTCGATGATGCCGGCGCGCATGTCGCCGTCTATGCTCATCTGCTTGCCGGGCATCGCGTCCAGCGAGAAGCGGGCGCTGACTTCGGCCACGCGCTCCGCGCCCTTGGTGATGACGATGAATTGCACCACGGTGATGATGGCGAACACGATCAGGCCGACGGCCAGGCTGCCGCCGACGGCGAAGCTGCCGAAGGTGTAGACGATTTCGCCGGCATCATGCTGCAGCAGGATCAGCCGGCTGGTGCTGATGGTCAGCGCCAGCCGGTACAGGGTGGTGATCAGCAGCACGGCGGGGAAGGCGGAGAACTCCATCGGCTCGCGGATGTACACCGCCATCATCAGCAGGGTGATGGACAGGGCCAGATTCACCGCGATCAGCACGTCCACCAGCAGCGTGGGCAGCGGCACGATCATCATGAAGATGGCCAGCAGCAGCATCGCCGCCAGCACCACGTCCTGGCGGCCGGCCAGCTTTCTCAGCCAGTCATCGAGCTTCATGCCCGCCCTCCGCCGCGCGGTCCATCAACTGCAGCTGGCGCCGGCTCAGCCAGGCCCAGCGCTCGGCGCCGCTGCCGGCGGGCGCCGTGGCGGCCAGCCACAGGCAACCGCGCGCCAGCCACGCGCGCTGCGGCGCGCCGTCGCCGGCCTCGGGCAGCAGCAGCGCCAGCAGGCGCAGCAGCGACGGCAGCCGCTCCGCCTCCGGCAACGGCCGGCGCAGGCTGAGCTGGGCGCGGCCGTCCGCCAGCGCTTCCAGGCCGCAGTTGTCGCGGCCCAGGCGCAGCGTCAGCCGGGCCGAACCGGGCGCGCCTCGTCCGTCCATCAGCCGCAGCCAGTGTTCGGCTTGCCTTTGCCATTGCAGGTCCATCCCGGTCTTCCTAGTCGCAGAGATGGCTGGCATCTTGCCGCCGCGGCCGCGGCCGCCCCATCGGGCCAACACCTGAATCCCGGGCGCGGGCGGCCGCCTTTCAGGTGTTGGCCCGATGGGGGGAAAAGAGGCGGCCGCGGACAATGCCGGCCATCTCTTAGACGGAGCCTGAGATGGCGCTCGCAGATCAATCGGTGCAGTTGATCCTGACCCTGGCGGTGCTGTCCCTGATGCCGCTGCTGGTGGTGATGGGCACCTCCTTTCTCAAGCTGGCGGTGGTGTTTTCCCTGCTGCGCAACGCGCTGGGCGTGCAGCAGATTCCGCCCAACATCGCGCTGTACGGCCTGGCGCTGATCCTGACGCTGTTCATCATGGCGCCGGTGGGGCTGTCGGTGCAGGCCAGGATGGCGGCCGCGCCCGGCGATGCCCAAGCCTCGCTGCTGTCTCGGCTGTCGGACGACACCCTGGACCCGTACCGGCAATTCCTGAAGCGGCACGCCGCCCCGGCGCAGCAGCGCTTTTTCCGCGACGCCGCGCGCAAGAGCTGGCCGGAGGCGGCGCGCGACCGAGTCAGCGACGACTCCCTGCTGCTGCTGATGCCGGCTTTTGCCGTCAGCCAGCTGATCGAGGCGTTCAAGATCGGCCTGCTGTTGTTCCTGCCCTTCATCGCCATCGACCTGATCGTTTCCAACGTGTTGCTGGCGATGGGGATGATGATGGTGTCGCCGATGACGGTGTCGCTGCCGTTCAAGCTGCTGGTGTTCGTGCTGGCGGGCGGCTGGGACAAACTGCTGGGACAGCTGCTGCTGTCCTATCGCTGAGGAGGCTGCGATGGGACAGGCTCAGGTGATGCAGTTGGCCAGCGAGCTGCTGTGGCTGGTGTTGTTGTTGTCGCTGCCGGTGGTGCTGGTGGCTTCGGCGGTGGGCTTGCTGGTCAGCCTGCTGCAGGCGTTGACCCAGATCCAGGACCAGACGGTGGCCTTCCTGGTGAAGCTGGTGGCCGCCTGCGTCACGCTGGCGCTCACCCACCACTGGATGGGGCAGGCGCTGCTGCGCTACGCCGAGCGCAGCTTTTCGCTGATCTCGAAGATGGGAGGCTAGGGTGGCGGAGCTGGAGCGCTGGTGGCCGCTGCTGGGCGTAGCGCTGGCCAGGCCGCTGGGGGCGATGCTGCTGATGCCGCTGTTCGGCCCGTCCATGCTGGGGGGCACGCTGATCCGCAACACCCTGGCGCTGATGGCGGCGATGCCGGCGCTGCCCTGGTTGGCCGGCGCGGCGCTGCCCAACCCGATGCTGGCGCCCGGCGCGTATGTCTGGCTGCTGTGCGGCGAGCTGGCGATCGGGCTGCTGCTGGGTTTCTCCGCCGCGCTGCCGTTCTGGGCGGCCGACGCCGCCGGCTTCGTGCTGGACACGTTGCGCGGCGCGTCGATGGCCGGGGTGCTCAACCCCTTGCTGGGCGGCCAGTCGTCGCCGACGGGCGCGCTGCTGTCGCAGCTCTTGGCCACGTTGTTCCTGATCCTGGGCGGCTTCCACGCCTTCCTGTCCGCGCTGTACGCGTCCTATCTGCAACTGCCGCCGGGCGCGGGCTGGCAGTGGTCGTCCGGCTTCCTGCCCCTTTTGCTGCGCGAATGGCGCGAGTTGTACACGCTGGCGCTGGGCTTCGCGCTGCCGGCGGTGGTTGTGATGGTGCTGGTGGACCTGGCGCTGGGCCTGATCAACCGCTCGGTGCAGCAATTGAACGTGTTCTCGTTGTCGATGCCGATCAAGAGCGCGCTGGCGCTGTTGATGCTGATCATCGCGCTGCAGTTCAGCCTGAGCGGCGCGCTGGATCGCTTCGCCGGCTTTGACGGCGGGCTGGCGCGCCAGCTGGAGCCGGCGCGGCCGTGAGCGAGAAGACCGAACAGCCGACCGCCAAGCGCATCCGCGACGCGCGCGAGGAGGGACAGGTCGCCAAAAGCCAGGAGATCAACGCGCTGGTGCAGCTGGGCGTGCTGCTGCTGTGGCTGGCGGCCGAAGGGCCGGCGCTGTACCAGGGCTTCGGCGCCGCGCTGACGCTGGCGGCGGGCGATATCAACCTGCCGCTGGTGGACGCGCTGCAGCGCTCGCTGGAGCTGCTGGCCTGGCTGGCGCTGCGCTTCGTGGTGGGCATGGCCGGCATGGTGGCGCTGGCGCTGACGCTGACCGGCCTGCTGCAGTCGGGTTTTCTGTTCGCGCCCAAGGCGCTGCATCCGTCCGGCGAGCGCATCAATCCGCTGTCCAACATCAAGCAGATTTTCTCGATGCGCAATCTGTTCGAGTTCGCCAAGATGCTGCTCAAGGTGGGCGTGCTGGGGCTGACTTTCGCCTACCTGATCAAGCGCTACGCTTTCTCATTCGCCCACCTGCAGCAGGCGGGGCTGGCGGCGGGCTTCGCGGTGTGCGTGCAGATGGGGCAGTGGATGTGGATGATCCTGCTGGCGGCGACGGCGGTGTTCTCGGTGGCCGACTACGCGATGCAGCACCACCAGCTGCGCAAGCAGCTGATGATGTCGCGGGAGGACATCAAGCAGGAATTCAAGAACGCCGAAGGCAGCCCCGAGATCAAGCACAAGCGGCGAGAGCTGCACCGCGAAGTGCAGAGCGGCAGCCTGGCCGGCAAGGTGGCGCAGTCGTCAGTGGTGGTGCGCAACCCGCGCCACCTGGCGGTTTGCCTGCGCTACCAGGCGGGGGAGACGCCGTTGCCGCAGGTGCTGGCGCAGGGGCGCGACGCGATGGCGCTGCACATCGTGGCGCTGGCTGAGGCCCGCGGCGTGCCGGTGGTGGAGAACGTGCCTTTGGCGCGGGCGCTGGTCGCCGCCACCCAGCCCGGCGACTACATTCCGCAGCCGCTGTTCCGCGCGGTGGCGCAGCTGCTGGCCATGCTGCGGGAGCAGGCCGAGGCGGAAGGAGACGGCGATGGCTAAGCCGGCGCTGGCCTGGCTGATGTTGGCGCTGGCCTGGCCGGCCGCCGCGGAGCCGCTGCGTTGGTATCGGGTGCCGGCCGGGGCGTCGCCGCCGTCGGCCGAGGCCGCTTTGCCTGAGCCGCCGCCGCAGGAGCGCGCCGCCTTGCCCTATGCCGACTTGATCGCCGAGGCCGCGGCCGAGCACGGCCTGGACCCGTTGCTGTTGCACGCGGTGGTGTCGGTGGAGTCCGGTTACCGCGCCGACGCGCTGTCGGCCAAAGGCGCGCGCGGGCTGATGCAGGTGATGCCCGCCACCGGCTTGCGCTTCGGCAAGGCTGAGTTGTGGGAGCCACGCTACAATCTGCAAGCCGGCGCAGCCTATCTGGGCTGGCTGCTGCGCCGTTTCGGCGGGAGGCTGGAACTGGCCCTGGCCGGCTATAACGCCGGCGAGGGCGCGGTGCGGCGGCATGGCGACGCCATCCCGCCCTATGCCGAAACCCGCGCCTATGTGGTCAAAGTGCTGGACCGCTACCGGCAACTGCGCGGCGGCGGGATCGTTTTCCCCGCCGCGCCAGTCCATCCCCTTCGCCCCGCGACCGATTTCGACCGCTTGCTGCGGCTGCTGACCGGCGGTCCGCGCCGATCTTAGGAGCATCGATGAGGTTCAAGTATCGCCAGTTGTTGGTTCATCGACCGTGGAAGTCCTCGCTGCCGTTCCGGCTGTGTCTGGTGCTCTGCGCGGCCATCGTGCTGTTCTGGACGCTGAGCACCGGCCTGGTGCTTTTTTTTGAATACCGCGAGGCGCGCAGCACGCTGCTGAGGCGGGTGGAGATGCAGGCGACGACGAGGGCGGTGAAGCAGAGCGAAGAGCTGCGCGGGATCGCCCGCGAGGTGCACACCCTGCACCGGCTATGGCGGGCGCTGCCGGAAAACGCAGGCCGCGTCCCGCAGCAATACCTGGCGGCGCGCTACAGCGCCGACGTGCCCGGCCACGCCGGCCGCGAGCCGCATCTGCGGCGGGCGATGGCCTTTGTCGAAGCCTTCGGCGGCACTTGCCTGGGCAATTTGATCAACACCTTCGCCCTGCTGGACAGCGGCGTGGTGTTTTCCAGCGCCAGCCCGCAGGGGCAGTGCGGCGAGGACGATCCGATGCGGGCGCACCTGGCCGAATTGCGCAGCCACCCGGCGCGCGCCGGCATGCTGTGGGGCAAGCCTTATCAGATGCCAAACGGCGAATGGCGAATGCTGGTGGGCGAGCCGGATACTGCCAGCGGGGTAGTGATTGGAGTCACGGTGCGCTTGACGGCGTTGTTCGACGTCGGCCATCTGGACGCGCTGGACGAGGGCGTGTTCGCCATTCTGGATGACGAGGGCAAGCTGCTGACGCCATTGCCCAAGCCGCTGTCCAAGGAGCTGCTGAAACCGTTGCCCGACTGTTATGTGCCGGTGTCGCGGCGGCTGGATGACTTTCGCGCCGTCTGCTTGAGAATGGAGCTGACCGGCTGGCGGCTGATCCATCTGTATCCAGCCGGCCGGCTGACCGAGCAGGCGATGTCGGTGCTGCCGCGCTACCTGCCGATGGCGGTGCTGATCCTGGTGTTGCTGATGGGGCTGCTGTACCTGGTGTTGCAGCGCAGCCTGGGCCGGACCCTGGACTGTTTCGTCAAAACCATCAGCCCGCGCGCGGCGGTGGGTTGCCAGCAGAGGCTGTCCGAGGAGCGGGAGGATGAGCTGGGCCAGATCGCCCGCGCCTACAACCGGCTGTTGAACGCGGTGCAGGCGCAGTACGCGGAGCTGGAGGCCAAGGTGGTGGAGCGCACCCAGGCGCTGGAGGAGGCCAGGCGGCGCGCGGAGCGGGCCAACGCCGAGAAGAGCGAGCAGATCAACAGCATCAGCCACGAGATCCGCACTCCGTTGAATGGGCTGGTGGGCGCGCTGATGCTGCTCAAGCGCAGCGATTGCGACGACTCGCAGCGAGACCTGGTGGACACCTCGCTGAAATGCTCCGGCCACCTGCTGGAGATCATCAACAACTTGCTCGACTTCTCCCGCATCGAGTCCGGCCACATGGTGGTCACCGCGGCCAGCGAGGATGTGCTGATGGTGGTGGACCAGGCGATGCTGACCGTGCAGCTGCAGGCGCTGGACAAGCGGCTGACGCTGCGCACCGAGATCGCGGCCAGCTGTCCGCGGGCGCTGTGCACCGACGGCCTGCGGCTTAGGCAGATCCTGATCAATCTGCTGGGCAACGCGGTGAAGTTCACGCCGGCGGGCGAGGTGGCGTTGAAAGTGTGGAGCGAGAGGGAGCGGATCTGCTTCAGCGTGCGCGACTCCGGTCCCGGCATCGAGCCTGAAAAGCAGTGCGAAATCTTCACCGCCTTCATGCAGATAGACAGCCATGTGGCGGGCAGCGGCCTGGGCCTGCCCATCGCCCGCAGCCTGGCGCAGCTGTTGGGCGGCAATCTGTTCCTGGCGCCTTCGGATCGCGGCGCCTGTTTCCAATTGGAGTTGCCGTTGGGGGAGTCCCGGCCGGAGCCGGCGGCCGATCGCGGCCCCATCGTCGCGCCGGCGCGGCTGCACGCGCAGCTGAGCGCCTGGGGCTATCAGCCGCAGGAGGGCGAGAATCCCTGTCTGGAAGCGCAGGAGCTGGCTTATCTGCCGGCGCGGCTGCTGCAGTGGCTGGAGCCTTCGGTGCCGCTGCCGCCGACCGCCGACGAAGCCTGCATGCCTCTGTCTGCCTGGAGCCTGAACGTGCTGGTAGTGGACGACGTGGACACCAACCGGGACATCATAGGCCGCATGCTGAGGCAGATGGGGCACGACAGCTGCGGCGCCTCAGGAGGCGAGGAGGCGCTGGAGCAGGGGCGCGCGCGGGTGTTCGACCTGATCCTGATGGATATGCGCATGCCGGGCATGTCCGGCGCGGAGGCGATGAGGCGGTGGCGCGATCCGGGAATGGGCATGCTGGACCCGGATTGCCCCATCTTCGTGCTGACCGCCAATGCCCAGCCTGGCGAGCGCGAGCGCCTGTTGACCGCTGGCTTCAACGAGTATCTGACCAAGCCGGTGTCGCTGGCGACCCTGGGCAGGGCGCTGGAACTGGCGGCGGACATGCAGCTGTGCCGCGGCATGGAACTGGCGCCCAATACCGGGATGGCCAAGCCCATGCTGCTTAGCGACGCTTCGCTGCTGGAGAGGCTGGGCGCGGAGCTGCGGTATTACTACCAGAAGCTGGGCGCGGCGTTGCTTGCGCGCAACATCGCCGAATGCCTGGGCTTGCTGCACACGCTGAAGGGGCTGGCCGGACAGGCCGGGCTGGAGCAGGTCCAGCGCGAGAGCGAACGCTGGGAAAACAGCCTGCGCCACGCGGTGGCGCCGCGGCAAGAGAGCTGGATCGCGCTGGGCGTGCTGATCGAACAGTCGCTGGCCAGAATGGTTTAGCGCCGGGCCGGCGCGGAGAGGGATTACAGTTCGATCAGGCCCAGGCGGCGAGCCCAGTTGCTCAATTCGGCGCCGTTGTGCGCGTCCAGCTTGCGCATCAGGTTGAGACGATGGGTTTCCACGGTTTTCAGGCTGATGGACAGCAATTCGGCGACGTCGCGGTTGCGGTGCCCCTCCGCCACCAGTTTCAGCACCTGGCGCTCGCGGCTGGTCAGCGGAGGGGTGTCGCCGGATTGCGGCATGGGCTGCAGCGTGTCCAGCCGCAGGGCGGGATCGCAATAGCTCTTGCCCAGCGCCGCGTATTGCAGCGCGGCCAGCAGCACTTGCTGCGGGCTTTGCTTCAGCACATAGGCCAGCGCGCCGGCGTCCAGCGCGGCGCGGCCGCGCTGGGTGTCGTTGGAGGCGGTGACCACCACCACGCGCAGCGCAGGCCAGCGCCGGCGCAACTGATGCAGCACGTCGAGGCCGTCCATGCCGGGCAGGCCCAGGTCCAGGATGACCATATCCGGCTCCAGCTGGCGGCAGGCGTCGCCGACCGCCAGGCCATCGGTGACCGCGCCGACCACCTGATAGCGCGGCTGGCCGGCGAGCAGGTTGCGGATGCCGTCGATCAGCAGGGAGTGATCCTCGACGATCAGCACTCGCAATGGGTGAACGCTGACGAAACTCATTGAAGATGCTCTTTAAAATATGACGGTAACTTTACCATTTTTCTAAAGGTTCAGGTATAGACCGGAGAGGCCGGAACAAGCGGTTTTGGCAAGATCAAGGGATCATGAGCAAAGCATTTGATCCCGCGCAGACGCTGCGCTGGCTGTCGCGGCGGCTGGCTTCTCCCCAGTGGTCGCAAGGCGGCCTGGCGCTGGAGGGCGCGCTGGGCGAGCGGCCGGCGCGCGCCAGGCGCTTCGACGACGGCCCGACGCTGGCGCTGAGGCTGGAGGCGGGCGAGGACGATGCGCGGCGCGTCTGCCTGTCGCTGGCGGCCACGGAGGAAGCGCTGGACGACGCGGCTTACCTGGCCGGCGGCCGGCTGTGGCTGCTGCGGCGCTATCCCCCCTGTCTGACCGAAACCGAGCTGGAATTGCTGCTCAAGCAGCAACTGGCGCTGGCCCAGTTGCTGGAGCGCAAGCCGGAGGGCCAGGCCGCGGCGCGGCCGCTGCCGGGGAGCTACGCATGAGGCGCGCATTCTCGGTTGCGCTTTTCGCGCTGGCGATGCCCGCCTTGGCCATGCCCATCCCCTGGCGCGGCGCGCCGTTCTTTTTGTCCAGCAACGACACTTCGCTGGCCGCCGCGCTGAAGGACCTGGGCGCCAATTACGGTTTGCCGGTGGTGGTCAGTCCCAAGATAGACGCCCGCTACGCCGGCCGGCTGCGCGATGTGCCGCGCGGCAGCGCGCTGGCCGAACTGACGCGTCTCTACCAGTTGCTGCCCTATTACGACGGCCACGCGCTCTATGTCTACCGCACCCAGGAAGTGGACCAAGCGTTGCTGACGCCGGCTTATATGGACGGCGGCCAACTGGCGGCGCTGATTTCCGCCAGCGGGCTGCTGGACGGCGCCGGCTGCCGGCTGCACGGCGTGGGCGCCGCCAACGCGCTGCAGATCAGCGGCGTGCCGATCTGCCTGGCCCGGGTGAAGGAGCTGGCCAAGCAACTGGACCAGCAGCATCTGAACCAGGAGCAGAACCGGGAAACGGTGCGCCTGTTTCCGCTGCGCTACGCCAGCGCCGCGGACAACCATTACGCCTATCGCGGCCAGTCGGTGACGGTGCCCGGCGTGGTGTCGGTGCTGCGGGAGATGGCGCAGGGGCGGGCGTTGCCGCTGCCTGACAACAAGAACCCCGCGCCGGCCGATCCCGGCGGCCTGCCGATGTTTTCCGCCGACACCCGCCAGAACGCGGTGCTGGTGCGCGACCGCAACAAGAACATGGCCTTGTACGCCGACCTGATTCCCAAACTGGACAAGCAGCCGATGCTGATCGAAATCTCGGTGGCCATCATCGACGTCAATACCGCCGACATCGACGCGCTGGGCATCGACTGGTCGGCCTCGGCCCGCATCGGCGGCGGCACCGTCAGCTTCAACAGCGGGCAATTGGCCAGCGACAGTTTTTCCTCGCTGGTGGCGGACTCCGGCAACTTCATGCTGAGGCTGAGCGCGCTGGAGCAGCAAGCCAAGGCCAAGGTGGTGTCGCGGCCGTCGGTGGTGACGCTGGACAATGTCCAGGCGGTGCTGGACCGCAGCATCACTTTCTACACCAAGCTGGTCAGCGAGAAGAGCGCCTCGCTGCAAGGCCTGACCTCCGGCGCGCTGATGCGGGTGACGCCGCGGCTGATCCGCGAAAGCGGGGCCGAGCGGGTGTTGCTGACGCTGAACATTCAGGATGGACGGCAGCAGGGTTACAACCCCGAAAATTTACCGTTGGTGCAAAACGCCGAAATCGCCACCCAGGCCACGCTGAACCTGGGACAGGCGCTGCTGTTGGGCGGCTTCGTCCAGGACGAGCGCATCGAGGATGTGCGCAAGATACCGCTGTTGGGCGACCTGCCGTTGATAGGCGGCTTGTTCCGCAGCCGGACACAGAACGACCGCAGCGTGGTGCGGCTGTTCCTGATCAAGGCCGAGCCGCGCTCGCCGGCTTGAGGAGTGCGATATGGAAGCCCGTTACAAGCTCAGGCTGCTCAACGGCGCGCTGGCCGGCAGGGAGCTGCCGCTGCCGGAGGGCGCGTTCACCATCGGAACGGGAGACTGCGACCTGTTGTTGCCGCTGGACGGCGGCGCCGAGGCGGCGCTGGAGGTGTCGGAGGGCGGCGTGGCGCTGCATGGCGGCGCGCCGTGCTGGGTCGAGGGCGAGCGCCTGCCGTTCGGCCCGCTGCCGCTGGATGTGGGCCTGGATCTGGCGGGCCTGCATTGCGCGCTGGGAGCGGCCGACGCCGATCTGGAACGCATCCAGGTCGCGCCCAGGCGGCTGCGGGCGTCTGCCAGGCGCGGCGCTGGCGCCGCCGCGCTGGCGCTGGCGCTGGGCTTGGGTGGCGCGGCCTGGCTGTGGCCGTCGCCCGCGCCGCCGCCCTCGCCCAGAGAGTGGCTGCCGCAGGCGCTGCGCGAGGTGCCGGGCGTCAGCGCGCGCTGGCTGGGCGGCGACGCATTGCTGCTCTCCGGCAACTGCCGCGACAGCGCCAAGCTGGCCGCGCTGGCCGGCCGCTTGCGGGAGGCGGGCGTGAGATTGCGGCAGGAGGCGGTGTGCGACGACGAGCTGCTGCGCTCGGTGCGCGCGCTGTTGGCAGCCTACGGTTACCCGGAAGTGGAGGTGGAGTTGGCAGCCGGACGGCGGGCGCGGATAGACGGGCCGGTGAGCAACGACGAACGTTTCGCCGGCTTGGCGCGGGCGCTGGACGGTCTCGTCGGCCTGAGCGGCTGGCAGCTGTCCGACCGCGGCGCCGAGCAACTGGCGCGGCTGACGGCGCGCTTGACCGAAGCGGGCGTGCTGTCCGGCTTGAGCATCGAGCGCAACGGCCGGGGCTGGCTGCTGTCCGGCCAACTGCCGGCTGAGTATCAGTCCAGGCTGATGGAGGCGCTGGACGCGCTCAACGCCGGGCTGGAACCGGCCGCGCGGCTGCGCTTCGTCGCGGCCGCCAGCGCGGCCGACGCGCGCGCCTACCTGCCCGCTGCGCTGGCCGGCATCGGCGGCAATGCCGGGGCGCCCTATCTGATCCTGGCCAACGGCATGCGGCTGCCGCTGGGCAGCATGGCCAAGCGCGGCATGAAGGTGGTGGGCATCTCGCCGTCCGGCGCGACGTTGTCGGGCGGGCAGCGTCTGCTGTTCCTGCCATTGAACCCCTGAGGAGAGGGAATGGACCATACCCTGACCCGGCTGGAGGACGAACTGGCCGAAGACGCGGCCGGGCTGGCCCTGCGCGCCCGAACGCGGGAGCTGGAAGCGTGGGCCGCGGAGCTGGGCGGCGAATTGCGCCGGCCGCAAACCGCCGAGCGCTACGCCAGCCTGGAGCGGCAGCGCCGCGCCTGCCTGGCGGCGCTGCGGGTGCTGGACGCGGTGTGGCGGCGCGGCCACTGGGATGGCGGCCAACTCAGGTCCAGACCCGATTGGGCTGTCCGACAGTCTGGCGCATGATCCCCGCCATGGTGACACTGAAGGAGTGGGCGATGTCCCGATTGCACATCATCCTGAACCGCCAGGCCGGGTTATTGCGAATAGACGGCCAGGCCTGGCTGCAAGAGGCTTCCAGCCTGACGCTGTACGCCGGATCGTCGGCGCTGGACGTGCCGTCTTACGCCTGCGGTCCGTCGGAGCTGCAGCCTATCTGCCGCGATCTGGAGCATCTGATGTCCGGCGACGCGCCGGCGGCGGCGAGGAAGCCGGAGCCGCGCATGGTGTCTGCCGGGCCGGAGCTGCTGCTGGCGGTGTCGCAGCTGGCGCAGGCGGACTTGGGCGCGATGCTGCGCTTCGCGCTGGCTTACTGCCTGACGGTGGACAAGGCCCAATGCTCGGCCTTGCTGCGACATCTTCTGCGGCCGGACCAGGACCTGTTCGACTTCATCCACCGCCACCGGCTGCGCGCGTGGCCAGTGGAGTGCTACGCCGATGCGCTGGGCTTGCCGCCGCGCAAGTTCAATCAGCTGTTCAAGGAAAAGTTCGGCGTGCCGGCCAAGCATTGGCTGCTTACCCAGCGGCTGGAGCACGCGCGCCGGTTGCTGGAAACCACGTCGAAGAAGGTGATAGACGTGGCGATGGAGTCCGGTTTCGGCAACGCCGCGCATTTTTCCGACAGCTTTCGCCGCCATTTCCAGATGACGCCCAGCGATGCCCGCCGCGGCGCGCTGTGCGCGCGCCGGCAGCCGGCGCCCATGTTCTGAGGAGACCAGGATGAATCTAGACGCCATCGTCGCCCAGATGGGCAGCCAGGTGGACCGCGTGTCCAACGACGCCGAAACCGCCATCCAG
This genomic window from Chromobacterium phragmitis contains:
- the sctD gene encoding type III secretion system inner membrane ring subunit SctD is translated as MEARYKLRLLNGALAGRELPLPEGAFTIGTGDCDLLLPLDGGAEAALEVSEGGVALHGGAPCWVEGERLPFGPLPLDVGLDLAGLHCALGAADADLERIQVAPRRLRASARRGAGAAALALALGLGGAAWLWPSPAPPPSPREWLPQALREVPGVSARWLGGDALLLSGNCRDSAKLAALAGRLREAGVRLRQEAVCDDELLRSVRALLAAYGYPEVEVELAAGRRARIDGPVSNDERFAGLARALDGLVGLSGWQLSDRGAEQLARLTARLTEAGVLSGLSIERNGRGWLLSGQLPAEYQSRLMEALDALNAGLEPAARLRFVAAASAADARAYLPAALAGIGGNAGAPYLILANGMRLPLGSMAKRGMKVVGISPSGATLSGGQRLLFLPLNP
- a CDS encoding EscC/YscC/HrcC family type III secretion system outer membrane ring protein gives rise to the protein MRRAFSVALFALAMPALAMPIPWRGAPFFLSSNDTSLAAALKDLGANYGLPVVVSPKIDARYAGRLRDVPRGSALAELTRLYQLLPYYDGHALYVYRTQEVDQALLTPAYMDGGQLAALISASGLLDGAGCRLHGVGAANALQISGVPICLARVKELAKQLDQQHLNQEQNRETVRLFPLRYASAADNHYAYRGQSVTVPGVVSVLREMAQGRALPLPDNKNPAPADPGGLPMFSADTRQNAVLVRDRNKNMALYADLIPKLDKQPMLIEISVAIIDVNTADIDALGIDWSASARIGGGTVSFNSGQLASDSFSSLVADSGNFMLRLSALEQQAKAKVVSRPSVVTLDNVQAVLDRSITFYTKLVSEKSASLQGLTSGALMRVTPRLIRESGAERVLLTLNIQDGRQQGYNPENLPLVQNAEIATQATLNLGQALLLGGFVQDERIEDVRKIPLLGDLPLIGGLFRSRTQNDRSVVRLFLIKAEPRSPA
- a CDS encoding two component system response regulator, yielding MSFVSVHPLRVLIVEDHSLLIDGIRNLLAGQPRYQVVGAVTDGLAVGDACRQLEPDMVILDLGLPGMDGLDVLHQLRRRWPALRVVVVTASNDTQRGRAALDAGALAYVLKQSPQQVLLAALQYAALGKSYCDPALRLDTLQPMPQSGDTPPLTSRERQVLKLVAEGHRNRDVAELLSISLKTVETHRLNLMRKLDAHNGAELSNWARRLGLIEL
- a CDS encoding protein EsaB, whose product is MSKAFDPAQTLRWLSRRLASPQWSQGGLALEGALGERPARARRFDDGPTLALRLEAGEDDARRVCLSLAATEEALDDAAYLAGGRLWLLRRYPPCLTETELELLLKQQLALAQLLERKPEGQAAARPLPGSYA
- a CDS encoding two component system sensor kinase gives rise to the protein MRFKYRQLLVHRPWKSSLPFRLCLVLCAAIVLFWTLSTGLVLFFEYREARSTLLRRVEMQATTRAVKQSEELRGIAREVHTLHRLWRALPENAGRVPQQYLAARYSADVPGHAGREPHLRRAMAFVEAFGGTCLGNLINTFALLDSGVVFSSASPQGQCGEDDPMRAHLAELRSHPARAGMLWGKPYQMPNGEWRMLVGEPDTASGVVIGVTVRLTALFDVGHLDALDEGVFAILDDEGKLLTPLPKPLSKELLKPLPDCYVPVSRRLDDFRAVCLRMELTGWRLIHLYPAGRLTEQAMSVLPRYLPMAVLILVLLMGLLYLVLQRSLGRTLDCFVKTISPRAAVGCQQRLSEEREDELGQIARAYNRLLNAVQAQYAELEAKVVERTQALEEARRRAERANAEKSEQINSISHEIRTPLNGLVGALMLLKRSDCDDSQRDLVDTSLKCSGHLLEIINNLLDFSRIESGHMVVTAASEDVLMVVDQAMLTVQLQALDKRLTLRTEIAASCPRALCTDGLRLRQILINLLGNAVKFTPAGEVALKVWSERERICFSVRDSGPGIEPEKQCEIFTAFMQIDSHVAGSGLGLPIARSLAQLLGGNLFLAPSDRGACFQLELPLGESRPEPAADRGPIVAPARLHAQLSAWGYQPQEGENPCLEAQELAYLPARLLQWLEPSVPLPPTADEACMPLSAWSLNVLVVDDVDTNRDIIGRMLRQMGHDSCGASGGEEALEQGRARVFDLILMDMRMPGMSGAEAMRRWRDPGMGMLDPDCPIFVLTANAQPGERERLLTAGFNEYLTKPVSLATLGRALELAADMQLCRGMELAPNTGMAKPMLLSDASLLERLGAELRYYYQKLGAALLARNIAECLGLLHTLKGLAGQAGLEQVQRESERWENSLRHAVAPRQESWIALGVLIEQSLARMV